The following are from one region of the Carassius auratus strain Wakin chromosome 13, ASM336829v1, whole genome shotgun sequence genome:
- the LOC113112822 gene encoding peroxisome proliferator-activated receptor gamma coactivator-related protein 1-like gives MAARWGTGEEMLKACNTQMFSPVNLDEVEMLQESFNAGCLEYPGLSNGDALEALQGCLDPSLLSIFQDSPTGGVKSNIDEESEATLLTALTEILDNVDDENLSPFDTLPDSELFSGQKGQDHSPLRKFTTRSPPESMIHTRPFPGKSLPRMQRVSQQNSEGEEEDGDATFSTPIPNIDLSLDEFDWCLPVSLEQDGESMQFTLSDLVKHMHPYCMTLCVEGEEGQEHLLPERGLVLEVVDQGEHGEPILAIPDLSIPLSHTHSTEGEQRVPENSISKPELKRENSAEIVPSPSEVSFMEKEREGVRVRKGKKKTRKLPEAPLVEQRVLRSSRVKEEPQTKCQGKQKKKKVTFSPVLSSAELRKPKRDLPTDLMTLKPQVEMEHITTPQAHNSQPENKPLEKSVEQEPPSKLEPVSEQPAACQRNETKPKPLSLQQYRLLRQQKKPDPVDKTEDYSTKWPKLPEPPKELPPIPCLPDPSPRDPRKTMHTPVKKDLAPKIMPAWHPRGPAAPPTPEALLTPPASLMASSKKPATSKPSPQPSDTSKSSPQSFHPTPQKQPAPIGVSQNTIHTETSAPIRHVAEVPPESAVSLPVSSTSGGSQGLDAQSHKECLHGNPNAAPSQTPSSSQMITTQVQNSNSSPHKPSAAVPAKRETEQVVLAPVSDQAKNTLPAHSKKLTSRSQPHIAPIAAQPFFSAHVQARVVELADQMRMASSEIPKPKNTTVELIESFTSEIGIEAADLTSLLEQFEESQPKEEQSVPEVCGRAAAVGNSSYEQQVETKAVEKTCNHDLASTAGLTPPATPPHQMWKPIAPVSLLGKTKKSEVLKPTLNKAIEIEARPLPSNKLRSQPQTPTIPGQTQPFSLDHDYCLPPKEPCQNEVGSRWNVKLQPSIVIKTVELPPNKQAQNSRATSTPSVTEGTQRNLSLRQPSADRSCTLDSSALVTPDASPSRPDSESCLLDEEKCNQQKSVSYSEHTFRSYQQDRGRSKRRYRAQSSSSLESSSESSSRSRSPPRKRYRSRHSSSRSSSSSRSGSRSSSRSFSPPRRRRYSYSSSRSGSWSRSRSRSRSRSSDSLGHRHWKSHRSPNHQRAGYRHSQNCNEDAKRHKEKAIEERRVVYVGRIRGSMTRKELKERFSFFGEIEECTVHFRENGDSYGFVTYYNKKDAFDAIESGSKLREQNELPFDLCFGGRRQFCKTSYADLDSNREYNPQPTKGKFDALDFDTLLKQAQRNLKR, from the exons ATGGCGGCGCGGTGGGGAACAGGCGAGGAGATGTTAAAAGCCTGTAATACTCAAATGTTCTCACCGGTGAATCTTGACGAG gtGGAGATGCTTCAGGAAAGCTTCAATGCCGGCTGTCTGGAGTATCCTGGCCTTAGCAATGGAGATGCTCTGGAGGCTTTACAAGGCTGTCTGGATCCTTCTCTTTTGTCTATTTTTCAGGACAGCCCCACTGGAGGA GTTAAAAGTAATATTGATGAGGAAAGTGAAGCGACGCTGCTCACCGCTCTCACTGAAATACTTGACAATGTTGATGATGAAAACTTGTCCCCTTTTGACACTCTGCCGGATTCAGAGCTGTTCTCAGGGCAGAAGGGTCAGGATCACTCACCG CTGAGGAAGTTCACCACACGGTCTCCTCCAGAATCAATGATTCACACAAGACCGTTTCCTGGGAag AGTCTCCCACGAATGCAGAGAGTATCCCAGCAGAACAGTGAAGGAGAAGAGGAGGATGGCGACGCTACTTTTTCAACCCCCATTCCTAATATTGATTTATCACTGGATGAATTTGATTGGTGCCTTCCTGTGTCCTTAGAGCAGGATGGAGAGAGTATGCAGTTTACTCTCAGCGATTTAGTAAAACACATGCACCCTTACTGCATGACATTATGTGTGGAAGGAGAAGAGGGACAAGAGCATCTCCTGCCTGAGAGGGGACTTGTGCTAGAAGTGGTTGATCAAGGAGAGCATGGAGAGCCCATCCTGGCAATCCCAGATCTCAGCAtccctctttctcacacacactctacaGAAGGTGAACAAAGAGTACCGGAGAATAGCATAAGCAAGCCAGAACTAAAGCGTGAAAATAGTGCGGAAATTGTCCCAAGTCCTTCTGAAGTGTCTTTCatggagaaggagagagagggtGTCAGGGTACGTAAAGGGAAGAAGAAGACACGTAAACTACCTGAAGCCCCTCTGGTTGAACAGAGAGTTTTGAGAAGCTCAAGAGTTAAAGAGGAGCCACAGACAAAATGCCagggaaaacaaaaaaagaaaaaggttactTTCTCACCTGTGCTCTCATCGGCAGAGCTCAGAAAACCTAAACGTGATCTTCCAACAGACTTGATGACCCTTAAACCGCAGGTTGAGATGGAGCATATCACAACCCCCCAAGCTCACAACTCGCAGCCAGAGAACAAACCTCTTGAAAAGTCTGTGGAGCAAGAACCACCCTCAAAGCTAGAGCCTGTTAGCGAACAGCCTGCTGCTTGTCAGCGGAATGAAACTAAGCCCAAACCTCTCAGTTTACAGCAGTACCGTCTTCTCCGCCAGCAAAAGAAACCAGATCCTGTGGACAAAACAGAGGATTACAGCACTAAATGGCCCAAGTTACCTGAACCACCCAAGGAGCTTCCCCCAATACCCTGCCTGCCAGACCCCAGCCCCAGAGATCCACGTAAAACCATGCATACCCCTGTTAAAAAAGACCTTGCACCTAAAATAATGCCGGCATGGCACCCGAGAGGCCCCGCTGCTCCCCCAACGCCTGAAGCCTTGCTCACCCCGCCGGCTTCACTGATGGCTTCCTCGAAGAAACCTGCAACTTCTAAACCATCCCCTCAACCTTCTGATACATCTAAAAGTTCACCCCAATCATTTCACCCCACTCCCCAGAAACAACCTGCTCCCATCGGCGTGTCACAGAACACTATTCATACTGAGACCTCTGCCCCCATCAGACATGTGGCTGAGGTGCCTCCTGAAAGCGCAGTTTCACTCCCAGTGTCGTCTACATCTGGAGGCTCTCAAGGTCTTGATGCACAGAGTCATAAGGAATGTTTACATGGGAACCCCAATGCTGCTCCATCCCAAACTCCCTCAAGTTCTCAGATGATCACTACACAAGTTCAGAACTCAAACTCCAGCCCTCATAAACCTAGTGCTGCTGTGCCTGCGAAGAGAGAGACCGAGCAGGTTGTTTTGGCTCCTGTGTCTGACCAAGCCAAAAACACCCTGCCAGCTCATTCTAAAAAGCTGACCTCACGGTCACAGCCTCATATCGCACCAATAGCTGCTCAGCCATTTTTCTCTGCTCACGTTCAGGCCAGAGTTGTTGAACTGGCAGATCAGATGAGGATGGCTTCCTCTGAGATCCCCAAACCTAAGAACACCACAGTTGAGCTGATTGAGTCCTTCACAAGTGAAATTG gtaTTGAAGCTGCTGATCTTACAAGCCTCTTGGAGCAGTTTGAGGAGTCTCAAC CGAAAGAAGAGCAGAGTGTACCGGAGGTCTGTGGTAGAGCAGCTGCTGTAGGAAACTCCAG TTATGAGCAGCAGGTGGAGACCAAGGCCGTGGAGAAAACCTGCAACCATGACCTGGCAAGCACTGCAG GCCTTACACCTCCTGCCACACCCCCACACCAGATGTGGAAGCCTATTGCCCCAGTTTCACTTCTGGGGAAAACCAAGAAGTCAGAGGTCCTTAAACCAACTCTTAACAAGGCCATTGAGATAGAGGCCAGACCACTACCTTCAAATAAGCTGCGCAGCCAGCCTCAGACCCCTACTATTCCTGGACAGACTCAGCCTTTCTCCCTTGACCACGACTACTGCCTCCCCCCAAAAGAACCCTGTCAGAATGAAGTTGGCAGTCGGTGGAATGTCAAACTACAGCCTAGCATTGTTATCAAGACTGTTGAGCTGCCACCCAACAAGCAAGCACAGAACAGCAGAGCTACATCAACCCCTTCAGTTACAGAAGGAACCCAGAGAAATCTCAGCCTCCGTCAACCTTCTGCAGATAGGAGCTGTACATTAGATAGCTCTGCCTTGGTGACTCCGGATGCCTCTCCAAGCAGGCCTGACTCTGAAAGCTGTTTACTGGATGAAGAGAAATGCAACCAGCAGAAATCTGTGAGCTACTCTGAGCATACCTTCAGATCGTACCAGCAGGACAGAGGCCGCTCAAAGCGAAGATACAGAGCCCAATCCTCTAGTAGCTTAGAATCCAGCTCCGAGTCTTCTTCCAGATCACGTTCACCACCAAGGAAAAG ataCAGGTCTCGTCACTCAAGCAGCAGATCCAGTTCATCATCTCGGTCTGGTTCCCGATCCAGCTCCAGGTCGTTTTCCCCACCCCGCCGGCGACGGTATTCATATTCGAGTTCACGCTCTGGATCCTGGAGCCGCAGCCGCTCCCGATCCAGATCCCGCTCCTCTGATTCTCTTGGACATCGGCATTGGAAAAGTCATAGAAG CCCTAATCATCAGAGGGCTGGTTACCGGCATTCGCAAAATTGCAACGAGGATGCAAAAAGACACAAAGAGAAAGCCATT GAGGAGCGGAGAGTTGTTTATGTCGGACGAATTCGTGGAAGCATGACTCGTAAAGAGCTGAAAGAACGCTTCTCATTCTTTGGAGAGATAGAGGAGTGCACTGTGCACTTTAGAGAAAATGG GGACAGCTACGGCTTTGTTACATACTACAATAAGAAGGATGCGTTTGATGCTATTGAGAGTGGAAGCAAGCTGAGGGAGCAAAATGAGCTTCCTTTTGACCTGTGCTTTGGAGGAAGGAGGCAGTTCTGCAAGACCAGTTATGCTGATCTTG ATTCAAACCGGGAGTACAATCCACAGCCTACAAAAGGCAAATTTGATGCACTAGACTTCGACACTTTACTCAAGCAGGCTCAGAGGAACCTGAAAAGGTAA